The nucleotide sequence AGAACTTTGGAAGCAACCGTGCAGCCAACCAAGCATCTGCAGGAAGTGTCGAGATTCATCATTCTCTAAGCTAACACCAGTTGGAGCTGAGATTGTCCGAGTCCTATCTCCATCACTAATTCCTTGGGCTAAAGGATATATTAATGGCTTGACTTGTTCTGTCCTTATCGGCAGTTCAGGATATATATTAATGGTGGACTTTTTCTGACCTCTGCATCTCTAATGAATGCATGTATCTCAGTTACTCATGACGGCTGATTGTACCAGAGACCAGCTGTGTGTTGCAAAGATTGAAGTCAGGTTGAGATCCTTGATGCGGATTTCCAATGCCCCAAACATCCTCGACCCAGTTTAATTTGAGACGTTCCTAATCCATCCACACACACAAAGGGTGAAAGGAAAAATATCCAATTTCATCTTCtatttattgttttcttttgtGCCTTAGGGTGATAGAATTGCAATTTTTCTTAAAGTTAAATATATGGGAAGTTGGTATTTTTCTTGGAATATGTGATACATCAGAAGTTTGTTTATACTGTGGTGCAATTGACGGTAAGCTTGCCTCCGCAAAAGGAAAAGATCAACTTGTGTCAGAAAATGCCAGTCAAATTGGTGTATACATCTGGCTGTATCGGACAACTTGTATCAGGCAGAAGTTGACCTGCTTAGGGAGTCTCATACAGTTTACAAACAAAAATAATCGACCTTACAAAGTCTCTCAAGAGTACTCTTCTTTTCTTATCAATTGACTTCATTGTTTTGAATGCTTTATATAAGGTGTCAGGTATTGCTTATCTTCATATGTCCTGAAGCATGAAAGGTCTTTTACTGGTAAAATTTCTCTTTGGTACAACATTTTGACACTTTCAGGCAAAATCTTTTAAACCTCCTCCTTCAACCTATTGGGTTAATCATCTCTGTTGAGACATTTAGGTTGGGTAGTGCAATAGTTTTGAGATTCAAATCCATATATAAGTGTTATGTACTTCATTTTCTTTTGATGTAATGAATATTATGTTCCGAAAGGTTTAATCTGTTGATCTTTAGTCCATCCCTACGACAGCACTATAGATTTGGAACAAGCTTCCTATTTTGatattatgaattatttcggtGTCTCCTGTGTTGTCCCTCGGTTCCTTAAATGCTTTATTACTGGTATCTCACGTTTTACTAGCAAAGTGGTTTCTTTTCAAGTGTCGAATTCATGTCAAGCCTGACtcacatatttttttctttctatttacaCTGATGGGTATGCTCTGTTTAAAGAGGTCAGGTAGGCAAATGTATTAAGATCCTTTGCAGGTGGTTTTTGTGTTTGAGTTGGTCAATTCTCTAGGTGAAGGATCACTCCTTAAAGACCAACCATCTAAGTGTTTTTTTGGATCAGtgatcaaagagagagagagagagagagagagagagagagagaggggttgctAAGTAATGTCAACTCACCTCATATAAGAGATCAGACTCAAATTGTCCATCACATGAAACAAGGCACACTTTCTGTCTACATGGTGTACCCTGAGGAAATCCCCATGGATTTAGAGCTGGAGGAGGGAGGTAGCACTCCAGCTCTGCAATCCTCTCATCTACTTGGGAGGATTCTTCACCATGTATTCCCTGTTTTCTTGGCATGGTCATAACCCCAATTTCTTCTTAAGAAACCAACCAGTATGATCCACTGCACATTGTTCCCCTCACATGGAGTCATCAACAGCACTCTTGGGATCCTCGTTGGGATCCAAAGTATTCTTTTCTCATCTACCTAATTTTGCTGCATGTCTTTTCAAAGGCTTGATCCATTAATGTGGTATGTCGACAGCAATGGATATTGTCTACATGCACAATAGAGAAAGGAAcaacaataaaataaattaaaaaggcAGAAAGTTGCTCCATGATGTGCTAATAATAAAAGACATTATAAGATAAATCACCTTCTTTGTTGTTCCTTCTTTAGCTAGTAAAACAATGACCTTTAGTTCAAAATTAATATCCTAAAAACTTGAGATTGAGCCCAATCTAACATTCCAATAGCAAGATATAGGAGCAAAGCGTGGTCCGTAGAATTCTACTGATCCCTCGCATTGTATCCTTTGTGCCATCTTTACTGGCTTCTTGGGTGAGACAAACTCGCCTCCATCAGATTCCATACGCTCTGAACGGACAAGGAGAAGAGACGTACGACCACATCCCTCTcaccttttgcttcttagaacgtaCAAGTCTTCCTGCTTTGTGTAGTTAATTCTCTCGCTTTGGGTGGCGAGACTTGCCTTTAGGTGGCATTCTACTCCTCCTTTTGGAAAGGTGCCCCTCCCTCCCACACAGGTCAATGCGAGGGTTTCTCACCTTTGGCTTAAGAAAAGTCTTCCCTGTTGCCTTTTACTACGCTCCTTGATACACTCGTCCAAGATGAAGAATGTGTGCTAAGCAGGCAGACTTGTTTGAATGACAAAAAATAATGACCTTTTGGGTCAGAATGATTTGTGTAGAGTTGATATGATTGGCTCAGTTTTGCTTTAGATAGTAGCTTCTTCATGGTGGTTGAGATACAAAAAGCCATTGGAGGGAGAGTTCCTTTTTGACCTTCCATGCCCATGACCTCTCACAAAGCTTCCATGGTGGATGGAGCATTGAGGGCTCATCTACCGCCAGTACACCTTTTTGACCTTCCGTGCCATGTATCACTCATGCTGTTCCCTGGTGAGTGCTTTCATGTTTCAGCATCTGACCGAGCTAGAAAATGCCAACCAAATCTCATGTTCATGAGAACGCGATCCGTGTGTCCATACTTAGCAAATAAGAACAATTGATAATCGCAATGATGCATGAGCTAAAAACTAGAGTTTCTCACTTAATTCATGATCTTGCATATGtcgtaaattttttttatgagataatTGATTCATCAACGATGAAAAATACTTAAACTCAGGTTAGTTAGTGAGGGTAAATCTATTAAGCTATTATAAATCAATTCAAATCTTAAAAAATTAGAATAAATTGAGATTTTATATTTTTCGTCGATAAAATCAAATCCTAACATAATATATCATATGTTGAGTGGTAACTCATGCATTGATATGCATCCGGTTTTATTTATGATAATCCTCTCCTACTCAAATTCTTACCATGCTTAATACTAAGTATATTCTAatattattgattgatttataagcataaaatctatgatatgttatatgtaatGCGAAAAACTTTTAtatcatgattgaaatcaaataacattagatcgGATTTACGATGTCATCTGAAAAAGATCTATGTGTGATCTACAAAGACACTGTCCCTCGGATCCGAATATCATAGTGATGTTGATCTGTAAGGAGAATTAGATACTCATTCTCctatctttctatcttttcaCAGAACCACTATTATTGATAGTTTAGGAAGATTAAGAGAGAAATTACGGAGATGCACCATTTAGTCTTTAGATGTACTGtttatttatagacgagagcagaGGGCCTATGATAGATTATTAggagagtttctcccatcaaaAGCATCCCctaagaaattttattataatatgaacttcttttctattggtcaatatctgttatcaaaatttaattagttatattatatatcttattcaattataaaggatCACATAATATAACACGATTAACTTAATCAGCTTCAATCGTTcaaccaaaatacttaagttcaGCTTAGTGAGATGTTACACTATCACTTTAGATATTTACAAGATTAGGAGTTTCCAAGCTGGAAACTTACacttaaagaaatattttacttaaattatatattaaaaaaatcacaTAAAAGAACCCTACGAACATAAATGTATCCCAAGCATATATTGTGTCATGGAATATTCATCAACGATAGAGGTATCTAGAAACTTTGACACCGAAGGATCGTATGCTTCAGAAGTGGAAGCACCCAACTAGGCAAAAGTTCACACGAAATCAGTAGCTTCATCAACCCCCCAAATTGTATGCCATTAAATAATCTCCATGAATATTTTCAACAGTGACTCCCATTTCACACTCGGAACACATCGTAAGCTAAAGTGATGCTGCAGGTAGTCGTATTCTAATCTCCATCAAGTCTGCATGTTAGGAGGTGCAGTTAGGTGTGATCAAGGCATGTTTGCTTCTTTGCGGAGAGACTCAAGCGCTTTCCTAAGCATGCATGCATGGACTCGGTCAATCTCGCTAGATTTGATATCTGTTAAACAAAGGCCATACGTTGAAAGCTTTGCAAAAGGTGGCGAACACGGTAACCGAGTACGGCAGCAGCTTCGTCCTCTCGTCAGCATCACATCACACACGGAGTATTTTGCTCTCCGGGTTTCGTTCTATAAAGCTCCGCCTTGCCTTTCTTCTTTGTTCTCCACCCCAAGCATAGAGGTCGAAGGATAGAGAAAGATGGGGAGGGCTCCCTGTTGTGACAAGGCGACCGTGAAGAGGGGGCCATGGTCCCCTGAGGAGGATGCAACGCTCAAGGCTTATATCGAGAAGCATGGAACTGGTGGCAATTGGATTGCGCTGCCTCACAAGATCGGTATGTCCTCAAACTACTCGATCGCTTCATCTCCTTCTCGAATCCCGCTTCTTGCAGAGGAGATCCTTGACCTTGTGTTTCAGAAAACCAAAAACCGGTCCTCAACCCAAGATCTTGTTCCTTCTCAGCGCTGCGATTTCTTCCTATAACTAGCTAGAAGAGAGTGATTGAGATCAGATGCAGGCATTTTACCACTATGTCTTGTTCCTGAATTCAAGTATGGTGTAGAAAAGGGAGAGAAAACAATCTGGATATATCATCCTTCTACCAGAACATATTTACATGTGGCATGCAAAATGAAGATCTTCAACTCTTCTGTCAGGAAGTAGACAAGAGAGCTAAGTTTAATATTTCTCTTGTTATCATTTCAGGTCTGAAGAGGTGTGGAAAGAGCTGCAGGTTGAGATGGCTCAATTATCTGAGGCCCAACATCAAGCATGGTGACTTTTCGGTAGAAGAAGACCATATCATATGTAGCCTCTACTCAAGCATCGGGAGCAGGTAAATCATCCGGATACCTTTTCCTGCTCTCCCTTTGCATGCCCATCATGTACATGAGGATAACACCAACTAAGCTTTCATGCATTAGGTGGTCTATAATTGCAGCCCAGCTACCAGGGAGAACAGATAATGACATCAAGAATCATTGGAACACAAGGCTGAAGAAGAAACTACTTGGCAAGCCAAGAGAATCACCACAACCTCGATGCCTTTCTGTAAACCAGGTCTCGACTGAGGTAGCTAATGCGATGAGTCTCCAAACTCATCCACAAACCCTAAGTGCGCCAGCTCTGGAAAGGATGCAACTCCGGGGCTGCGAGGATCCCTTCTTCTATCATCATCCGCTGGGCGACAAGCTCTTTGAAGACCAACACACCGATACTGCTACGTCTACTACTCCGATCGATTCATCTCATCGAAGACTGATGCAAGTGAAGCAGGAAATCCAAATCTTGCTGAACCAAACTGTACAGGAAAATATGGATTGTTCAGTACCGGGGTGTCCGCCGTCAGATGCGGGAGGTCTCGCGGAGAGTTCATTCTCAGACTGCAACTCGCTGGTGGCAGGGCTTGCCGACCTCCATGAAATCTTCCATGGCAAAGAACCATTCTTAGGATTGCAGGAAGCGAATCAATCGACCGAATCAGACTGTTTCAAGGAAATGTATAGGGAGAAGGAGAGAGACGGTATGAGCTTGTGGTCAAGCATGGCTTCATCTCTCCATCCCGATTCCGTGCTTCAAGAGTATCTACTTGGGTATGATCTCTAGTGGTTGCAGTGTCCGGATTATGGTTTTTAGGTAAATTAGATGTTGGTTTTACATGAACAGACCGAGACATGATGGTGTAAATTTATTCCTTTGAGTAGTCATCGGTTCTCGATCTTACTATCTCCTCATTATAACgatatttttttctatattttatattttatgcaaCGCTAAGAATGTTTATTGATAGGTCACATAGTGGTATTTTGcatttttcttcatttggatTCTTCTCCTCATTCACATTTTGATTTGGTAAGTAAATACATTGGACCAAAGatttagaaatatttaaaatttaaattatgaatttttatttctaaataatttttaattaaaaatataaaaaattgacgGGTCGAATTGAATCGAACCCAAACCCAATGATTCTGGTTTTGATTCTAAAGTCGACCTAGTTCGATTCAATCTTAGTTCCTAACTTCAGAAAACAAAAATCATCAAATTTTAAAATCGAGTATTAATACGCGATCAAATAACTTTTGGTTTTGCTCCTATTATTTCTCACATTTATCCAAATTTAATCAGTTATTTAACCCATAAAGTTTTGGTTCCTTGGATCAGATGggatcaaaatttaatcaaatatttaataaaatttactTAAAATGATATTacattttaaattttctttttgatttatttttttcaatgAATTCCAATACAATTTatctttttagtttttttttttcccattgaGAGGTTATGTTTGGGTTATTTCTCCTACAGTTCCcctaatttcttttatttttcctccTTCGATGTCATCCATTCGAACCAATTTATTGGATCGGTCcaaaacttaaaataaaatataaatcatatgatTGATTgtagaaaataatatataatatttttatgcattttcaaagataataaaattatcaaaCAAGACATTAAATATTAATACTAATTAAAtgtaagataataaaaaaaattaccaaGATTCTTTTTTacacaaaataataaaatattattctcatCAAAATAATTAAACCTAAGACTTTAAGCTTCCAAAAATTCCAAAACAATCAAATCTCTATTTAGAACTAATTTTCAAGAGTTTCAAACTAGAAACTTTTTGAATTTAAGTGAGCTGAGTTATATTGTTTTTGGATGAGTTTACAATGTTTTCAAAATCaatgtatcctaatttttggCACATTTAAGctgaatttataattttttacataTAATCACATCACTATAGTAGTAAATATTTTCAAATGAATTAGGATGAAAATAAAAGCTCGATCCAAGTTATAGTGATCTTATATATGGTCATACTATTTTTGACTTTCTATTTATATACACTGTAAATATACTCTTTTTTATCTAAAACCCTCATATGGTTGGCTCCTCCTTTTTTTGTTTAACAACATAAAGATAACCTTCTACATAGGTATTTATAAATTATGTTGCATGACAAATCCTTTTCTATATGAAAGTTctaattcctctctctctctctctctctctctctctgtgtttctGTTTTCTTTATAGATAAAtcctaaatattttataattatattgagatccatatattgagatccaCAAGTAAGTTACTAGATATCACATTTTTAATGATCTATTTCTAAGATAGAAATTATTaagattgataagtattttaggAATCCTAATTAGATTCTGACTCCATCTTCAGATTTATGGTTCAAGTAGAAAGATGAGTCTTTAGTGAAGGATTTgttcatataaatataaatatatatgaattTTAAAGTTTTGATTAGAGTGAAAGTTAgttatagaaaaaaatattttaggtgGTTTTGGGGTTTTAACTAATAAGATCTAAAAGGGATGAGAGAGAGTGATTCCTTATATTGGTTCTTTTCATATAATAGAAATTTTGATTTTCCTCATGTTCTCTCCCTTAACCATGTGTCTTTTTATGGTATCTTATTCATTTGATCCTTCATTTTTAATGATGTCTCtttctaatataaaaattaaaaaaaaagtctaatttaatttattttccaaCAATCTCTGACCAACATACATCAACTGTACTGCTTGCTGCCTGCATTGGTAACACTGACTTGGTGATCCTCTGACTCAATGTATCTCCTCTTGTAACTTTCAGAGAACCATACTCCATTTTCCTCCTCCTAAGTTGCTTTCAGAGTCCCTACCTCTCACTTCCAGGGTGAGAAAGCAGGTGGGTTCCCAGTCTCTATCCCAATAATGGAGGTCATGCTACTCTCCATCATCAGGTTCTGCTCTCACcattctttaatttatttcaacatCATCTTGCAATATAAATTTGTGATCAATTAGGATCGAGTAAAATCAAACTCTTCTTGCTCTTATCTTTGATCTATCTATTTGCACCAATAATGACTCCAGTTGGTCCCCATGCCTTTTATAATCAAGTGTTCATCCGCCAAACCCTTCCCAGTTAGAAGTATGAGACTCTTAGTGATTCTTTTAGTAGACTAATTCTCTtcgaaaaatattatattaaactacAGTACTCAATGGTCAAAAGAGCCttctatgacaaaaaaaaaaaaaacacacacacacacacacacacacacacacacatatatatatatatatatatatatatacacaccagttcaaatgatttaaactTAGAAAGAGATCTATTGGTAACACTGAAGAGAGTAGATTCGCATGGCCACCTGAGAAAATGCAGTAATCATGATGGGTACGAATCTTTCAGTGGAGAAGTGGGCACAAATCGGGTGGCTAATGTAAGGTTGAGATTGAAGAATGAGCTTTCCACTTTCCACGAGATAAGGAATGGGCACAAATCTTAGTCGCATGGCCAACACCCTTTCAAGAAATAAGGAACACAAGAAACCTCCCATGAACAGCTCTCTCTACAAAAGAGCACAATGGAACAGCGTAAACCTTGTCGTCTTTCACGCAGCCGCGTCCCGCCCACGGCCCTACCCACCCTCGCCACTCACTGCACACTCCCTTATCTGCTTCTCATTTCTTTCCTTATTCCCTTCTTATGATACCAAAATGATACGAGTGCATGTAATACAGAAATCACATGAAACATGGATACCGCAAACGGCTAACTAATTAACCCGTTACCTTCAGACAATAGTAGAAAACCCACCTCATACATCCAAGTTTTGGTGGTGTCGTGTAGTATTTCCCCAATCCACTGACAGTCCTCAGCAGTCTCCTACTCCCTTTTCTCATCATCTTCGTCCTCATTCTTACTGGACCGGCCGCCAAACGAGGAAGCCCCGCTCGGGATGGGCGTCGCGAGGTACGTCGGCTTCTCGTCCCCGGCCATGACCACCACGATCTCCTGCTTGTAGAACGTCGCCGGCGTCGCCGTCGCCGGTTCGAGATTAGCCCCCGGTTCCGCTCCGCCGCGGTCGAAGTGTCCTGACAGCTTCCAGTAGGCGCAAGCGAGGAGGATGAGCGCGACACCCACAAGGCCCAGCATGGCCACCAGTCCCCCGAACAGGTACAGCAACGGCGCCGCATCCGACCCTGAGCGGCCGCCACCCGCTACCGCCGCCGGCACCGCCACTGCTGCAGCATTGAACCCTGACTCTgccctcatcttcctcttcctcacAGGCAAGCTTCGTGGCCTCTCCTTACTCTCAAGAACCCACCGAAAGAAAGGGGTGGTGGTATATTCATACAGAAGATGAAAGGGCAGAATTGTAATTATATTACGAGTGACAAGTTGGTAGCTTTACTTTGGCTCTTTAGAGAGCTGAACTATTATTCCATAGCGCTATAACTGTGAGATATAAGTGGAGAGATGTAATCAAATAGTGGGGTGAGGACTCATCCACAGAAGGGACCCCACTATATTGTCATTTTGTCGGGGAGGGGaattggaattggaattggaATTGGGAGATAAAGgtactgatctctctctctctctcttctctctctcaatcatgatctttcaataaaaaaaacatatacgATGTTTGAATCATGattcaataaataaaatcatgatctttcaaaaaaaaagaaaggattaaTATTTGTGAGATCTAATCCATTATAGAAATTCATATCTGCttggaaaaatatatataaatgaagactaactcaattcttatgaaatcatgaatcAGATCATCAGAGGCTAATTCGCCCTTAACTCAACAAAAGGAAACAAGGGTAACTAAATCATCTATGAGAAAGAAAGGATCACATTTTCTTCAGATAagaaatgcatgattcctaatgatTAATGTATCGCTATAAATAAAAGAACATATGCATGTTTCTTTACATCTGGACAgccatacaatagaaagcagagaGAAATGCACCTAATCATCGTCTGAAGTAATTACCAGAGTCGAACAACTTCACCAGCAATTCACATAATAAAATCACACAATTCAGTATGAGCATACAATTCGACAAGCTAAGAATGCAGGAACAAAGAGAGGTAGTTTACCTAAATACATTTGGTGGGGCACTCCTCAGCATATACACTGACTGACACCACAACATAGTTGATAGACAAGCATAGCATATCAATTTCAAGGTTAAAAGGGAAAATGAGATACTGAGAGCATGAGTTATCCTGGCCATGGTAAGACACAGGCCAAGAATCCTTTTCAATCTGTAGACTTATATAGAGTCAGTCCATAGATAATCAACACTGTATTTCTTTCATGAAGACACATGATAAAAGGAATGGTTCCACATCTTATCACCCATGTTTCCCGGATGTTCCCAATGCAACACAAGCCACCATCACATGTAAGAACAAAAACAGATTTAACACCCTGCTTGACTCCATTTTGACTTTCCACCATGCTGATTATGTTCCAGAAGTGAAATTCTAGGTTTGTTTTGTCAATAGCCCACAACACAATAATTTCATGAAATCACATGGTCATTAATAATACACATATCAAAGTTAATCTGCTATAATTTGGTGGGATGTTGTGGTGGGCCTACTGCACCATGTGTTCGCATGTGGTGTGTACTACTCCTAAGTAGATAGGTGAAACTAAACCAATCCAGGTAACATGGACATCCAATGGGGAAGAAAAAGCAGAATAATTTTCCCATTATATTATGAGTTCATCAGAATAATTTTCCCATTATATTATGAGTTCATCATATGTGTCCTCGTCAACAGAAAGAACTTACATGGCCATCAGTGGATGTAAGAGATGAGCAACGACATGAAGCAACCATGCATGGCAAGGTCCAAATTCCAAAAGAAGTGATTGCAAGAGGTTTGCCTTGTTTATGGCCAGGATATATTGGCTGGTGCATGACAAGGTGATAAATCAGATCATGGTctccatttttcttttctttcaactTCAACCATCAACCGCACAGGAAGCATCAACACTTCAAAATACTCAGAttcaaaaattttcttcttctctATCTGTTCCTCTTCTTCCGCTGCCTCCCCACCACTTCACCCCTTCTTCTCCTCCAGATATTATAATTACATCTGATTGGAAATCCAAAACCGACACAAATCATCAAAAGGATGGTCTAATATAAGGAAGGTGCTAGTTATTTTTTACTGATAAAGACTTTGTAAGGTCCTGCAATCAAAAACATCTTCACCCCTTACACTTTgaaccccccctctctctctctctctctctatctacaaAGGAACACAAGAAGCTTCCACCAATGCAAGGTTTAAGAGGATCAACAATTAAACTTCTGCAAGTACAGAGGTTGTTTTTATAACTGAAACTTGATCCCATAATCTGCAAAGGAGAAAATTTATCATGATGCCAAAATTTTCCCTAATTTGTTGCATTTATTGATGGGGAAAATATGAAAAATGACAATCGAGTTAGCCAATCAGTGGGTGAACACATTTATAGAGTCATCCTAATGAAACAGAAAGTACACCAAGATCAGGTGATCCAAAGATTCTAATGCACCATTGCCTCACATGCTGGTAAAagtaaaatataaaagaaaaaaaaaactaaaaaccaTTATATATATCACAATTATGGAGTTTACGGATAAGATTTGGAATTATATAACAATCAGATTTTGCAAAGACAGGAACAACAAAAGCATAAAACACTAACAAGAGCAGAACATTAAACAGGCACTCGACAAAAAAGCATTAGCAAGAAACTTATACACACTGGTGGCCGTCTTTGATAGCAGGCACTTGCAGTGTCACTTTGAGATCAGCCTCTGAAACTGCACTACGGACACCCTTTTATCTGTAGAAGGTACAAAAAGTACAACCACCTTAGCATCTCAGTA is from Musa acuminata AAA Group cultivar baxijiao chromosome BXJ1-6, Cavendish_Baxijiao_AAA, whole genome shotgun sequence and encodes:
- the LOC135677865 gene encoding transcription factor MYB36-like — protein: MGRAPCCDKATVKRGPWSPEEDATLKAYIEKHGTGGNWIALPHKIGLKRCGKSCRLRWLNYLRPNIKHGDFSVEEDHIICSLYSSIGSRWSIIAAQLPGRTDNDIKNHWNTRLKKKLLGKPRESPQPRCLSVNQVSTEVANAMSLQTHPQTLSAPALERMQLRGCEDPFFYHHPLGDKLFEDQHTDTATSTTPIDSSHRRLMQVKQEIQILLNQTVQENMDCSVPGCPPSDAGGLAESSFSDCNSLVAGLADLHEIFHGKEPFLGLQEANQSTESDCFKEMYREKERDGMSLWSSMASSLHPDSVLQEYLLGYDL
- the LOC135677101 gene encoding protein GLUTAMINE DUMPER 3-like is translated as MRAESGFNAAAVAVPAAVAGGGRSGSDAAPLLYLFGGLVAMLGLVGVALILLACAYWKLSGHFDRGGAEPGANLEPATATPATFYKQEIVVVMAGDEKPTYLATPIPSGASSFGGRSSKNEDEDDEKRE